The genome window TGAAACTGCCTCTGTGGCGGCCATCTTGTTCCCGTCAGAACATGTTGACGTCTCTGACGAAGCTCTTCTGTAAATATCTGTAGATATCCTTCACAACCTGATTGTTCTCTAACAGTCACAGACTTTTGTAcagaatttattttttgcaaCGCTGTAACACTTTATActttatatgtaaataaagtaCGTGGAAACAGAGTTGACTTGTTTGAGTGCGTTTTTTGGGTCAACAGATATAGAAAAGGAGCATCAGAACTGGGAAAGTTAGAATAATCTTGACCTTCTTTTGGAAATCTTTTTACTAATCAAAGCTTtctcaataaatacaaaatacagagaaagttTGTTACTGTTACTaacatttgaactttgtattgaAATGTTGTTTACTTCCCTCCAGATATTCTATAtttctgcagaaacattcaGCAGAATCCTGCAGTAaactctgacctctgtctccctctAGTGGCCGAATGTAGGAAGTCCAACAACATGAACGACAGGGTGACAGTTAAACACagctcagaggaggaaacaaagacaaacatcatAATAATTTGTTTGAATAATTGAACATCACTGTCTTCTCCTGGCTTCAGACACTAAGAGGTCATCAGGTTCAAACATGTTGATATTGTTTGTTCCCAAAGTTTAACATGTTTCCTGCTTCACTCCGAAGTCCAGTCAGAGGTTTAAAGTTTCattctgctctctgattggctccaAACTAGTTGTGATGTCATAAAACCTGCAGGTGGTAAACTGAGATTTAGGTTGAAACGTTCCTCCTTCAGCAGGTTATTGAGACTAAAACGAGTACAACCACTGCAGTTGGTAGTAGTGCTGCAGTGCTTCTCTGAGTGAGGCGCTGCTGGTAAACCCTCAGAGTCCACAGTGTGAGATTAATTGAGTAATCGGGGCACTAAACTTGCTTAATTGAAATAATCCTGATTCTGGAGCAGCTCTGTAACCTTCTGAGGGTTTATGTGACTCAGCTGAAGTCCAGCGAGCTCAGAACAGTCGGCAGCAGagtgaatgtttctgcaaactgaaGATATGTTCACCGGATTAAAGTCTGCGTGATGTGAatcatgttgacatttgtgcAGGACATGTCACATTAGAGATGAAATGAGAAGAGTTTCATTTCAGGAGGTGGACGACAAGGCTTTTTCTAACAgtttgtggagaccaaaccTGGGTGTTTCTGGTGAGGAGTCAGCAGAATGTCCAGCCGGGTTTATGGAGACAAATAATGGATAATTTTATAAAtcaggacatttttcagctgcaATTGTGGAGACAAATATTAGGTGTTCCAAGATATCGGGACGTTCTCCAGCTggagaaaatctgatgtttttaatgagacgtTGGGACATTTTGAAGCCATCTTTGTGACAACAGAAGTGAATATCGTAACAAGAAGTTGCAACATTTTCCAGATGTCTTTGTGGAGACCAATAATGGATAGTTTTATTTAGAAATCAGGACCATGTCCAGCTGCGATTGTGGAGACAACTCTGgatattttggatgttttgtcaCTGCAAACAAGGCTAgaaaacaggtttttgtttttgtacctaaacctcACCGGATCATTTTGAACTGACCCAACAGAAGCATGACAAGGTGTTTTCTACCAGTCAGCTGCTGAGGACTGAGCTCACAGACTGATCCTGGACCAGCCTCGGTCTCAGTCATTAatccccctctgctcctccctccaccaTAAAACCACCTGAGAGGTgaagctgctctctctcctccggcaacatgtttcctctgcagctgctcgcTCTGGTCTTCATCGCCACGGCGAGCCGAGACGACGggaaagacaagaagaggacagacggacaggaagaggggaggacagacggacaggaaggggggaggacagacaggaagcagactCTCAGGAGGGGAGACCTGCTGGTTGTTCCCAGGACTCTGTTCACTCACTTTGGGATTTACCTGGGAGGAGACAGGTGAGCTCAGGTTAAAGGACGAGAAAGGATTTCAATTATTAATGTGTAATACTGAagctcttctgtctcctcctttcctttcctttcctttcctttcctttcctttcctttcctgtctctAACgtcctccctctcatctctcctcgCTTCCTTTCCTTGCCTCCTCTGCAGAGTGGCTCACTTCATCCCTGACATCATGCCGGTGGTCTCCAGTGACCAGCGTCGGATCAGTCAGATGGTGACCAACACCAGGCTCCTGCTGGGAGTTCTGACCAAGGTACCAGCGACCCGATGGCCCAGTCAGTACTGATTGTTGATGACGGTGATGATGACGGGTGGTGCTGTGTGTTCCCTCAGTGTGGCAGCGTGAGGGTGGACTCTCTGGACGACTTTGCCTACGGGTCAGAGATACTCGTCAACACCACCGACAAGGTGACGGATGTTAGAGCAGCTGGTCTCTCAGGCGCAGCGGTGATGATGGGCGCatagtgatgatgtcacttgtTCTCACCTGTCCAGGTGTGCAGCCACCTGCCGCTGCggggggaggaggtggcggCGAGGGCGGAGAAGCTGCAGGGTCACGTGAGCTACAGCCTGCTGTGGTACAACTGTGAGCACTACGTCATGTACTGTCGCTACGGCACCGTCATGAGCTTCCAGACCTTTCAGGTGATATTTAATCAACCTATAATGTAAcgatgcagcatgtaatctggAGAGTTACTAAAGTAATCACATACATGTAGTggagcacagaaacactgctcTGTGTTTAAAGCTGATCACAGATCAGACCAGCCTCTGTTTATCTGGGTTAAGCCTCCtgttgcagcagcacagagtcaGTGGACCCATTGTTTCAGAACCATTGTTCCACTGCAGGTGAGAGTGTGACACAGTGTCATTATgtaagaggaggagaggaggagtgaagctCACTCTGCACTGGTCTCaattcagtgtcagtgtgatggCTCCATCTAGTGGCTGATTGTGGGTCTGACTTTAAACATCGGTAgagcaaaacattaaaaatactcaagtaaactACATGTACCTCAAAGATATACTTATACTTATATATATGATATACAAGACTTGAGGAAATATACTtaattacattccatcacaTGTTGTATTCAGTGTAAACAACTTTATCTGTCACATGTTCCTTTCAGTTCTGTAAGACAGTGAGGTCGCTGTTGCTGAGTCGCCGTGTTGCCAAGGTGACAGCGTTGCTGGGGGCGTGTCTTCTATTCTACGTCAGAGCCGTGAGCTCATGCTCCGCcctgctggctctgctgctgccctTCCTGATCTGGATGGCGTCATGACACACCTGAGGGTGAACAGGAAGACCCGGATGTGTCAGATACACGATGACGaaataaaatacacatgaaGATAATCCAAATGATGACATGTTGAACAAATATTGTATTTGTCTGATATTCTCCAGTTTGTGCAACTGATTTAATAAACTGTTTACagattatcattatttttttaaaattttatatctaatttgcattttctgttaAACAGCAAGCTAGCTAGAAATAAGAAAGATTAAATAATCGTGTTATTTACgcactgaatatttttattctttatattttaaCTTTACGTGATGTCCCGCCTTCCGCGTCCCAGGTCGATGTGCTGATTGGCTCTTAGGGACTGTCAATCATAATTCCGGCCAGTTGATTTGTTGAGTTGGAAAGAGTTTATTCTGTCTAGTTAGCTAAGCTAGAAGAACAGTTAGCTAGAACTTAGTTATTTGAATAATCTACCCCGTCATTTAAATATCTGTacacttcatttattttattttattttactttattttatctgtccCGCCTTCCGTGCCCCAAATTGACACGCTGATTGGCTCCAAAGGACTGTCAATCATAACTCCGGCCCGTTGATTTGTCCAGACAAAGTTCTCAGGTAACGCGTTATTTTCAGTTAAGGTTTAACTGAAGTGAGTGACAGTTTTCTCTCCAAACTGTTGCCGTGTGACATTTTAAGACTTTGTGGAAGAAGACGGCTCACTGTGAGAGGAAATGGCGACAGACCGAGCAGGTAAGAGTTTATTAGCGTGTGTTGAGCTCGGCTACAGCAACAGTTAGCCGGAGACGAGGACTCTCTGCCGGGGAGCTAAAGTTCCGTTACCCCGTTACTGTTAGCTAACTGACGTTACAGGGCCGCTAGCTTAACGTCATGTGGGCTGAGCTGGTTCAGTCTTTAGcctgtgatgttgttttaatggACGTTTTTACCACCTGGATGAATAAATGTTAGTGTTTTACATGCTAGTTGACGAGCTAACTTCTTCACATTAATGTGTAAGTTTACTGTCGCTCATTAGCTACTGGATTTGAAACTGTCCACACAAGATAACAAAGTTCAGTTAGCTGAACAGAACATTAAAAAGTAGCTTAATTTAACTTAAAGTTCACATTCTGAAATCTTATTTtagtaaaacaaacattaggATGGGTGTTGTTATAATTTACCCCCTTGCAGTGTCATCTTTGGCCAAATTGATAAACCAAACCTAATCAAtacaagctaatgttagcatgctggctAACAACACCATACATCTCAGATTGGGTTATTTGACAGTTTACATTAAAATTAGCTGACTTTACAGAagtttttacagaaatgttctCATGTGAGTGTAAAGTTTACATCCTGCCAGTGACTTTGAATtgtaaatgtagtttttttacatgtgtgtcGGGTAAATTAAGCTACACTAAGTTAATTAAAGTTaaacacaaagaataaaaaatacctgaaacacaacatgttaAGGTAAAACAGGTTTTCATCTTGAGTTAATTATAGGGAGCTGGTTGTTTCCTGCAGTGATTATATTGAGGTGAATGAATGAGGTGTCTACAGTCTTattttaaagttaattaaagTCGTTTTATGTGCTTAGATATGGACATGATTCTGATGAAGACATATTTACTCTTAATTTAAGTTccaattttgaaaaaaaagtgaagatttttctcttttaaaactacatttctgCAGTAAGACAGTTACAAATGTAACCAGAATCAAGTGtaatatatttttgttcaaTTAAAACAATCATCGTCGTCCTCTAACCTGAGCTGAGACCAGCCACTGTAAACTAGATGATGTTTGTtggacagatggagacagagagtcGGATGGAGACGTGGACGGAGATGGTGGTAACATCGCCCTTCTGGAGGGCGCCGAGGAGTTCAAGGCGTCCTGCGCCAAAGAGATGGCGCTGCTGGATCTGATGGAAAAGACGGGCTACAACATGGTGCAGGAGAACGGACAGAGGAAGTATGGCGGGCCACCGCCAGGTGTGTGAACACAGCACGAGAACAGTTTCGACTTCTGAATGACAAAGTTTTAAATCATTGTTAGTATTTATAAATGGCTTAATGGATTATCTGAAAAGTAGGTTTTTCTGCCAATGGATTAGCTGGTAAATTGCGTCAGTATTAACATGAGGGCTGTGACAGTTACGGAGAATAAGACTGACTGAAATACATCTGACAAGATGCCagagaggctgatgggaaatttCAGAGATGGTTTTTATAGAAGGAACCAAGAGGAAGCATAAAGCTCCAGTCAGTGTCATCAGAGGACAGCCTCGTTTAACATGAGTAATAAGAACACATGAGAGGAACATCAGTCAGCCTGCTCACAGATCAGTGTTTGTGAGGACGAATCACAGGAATCATACGTGGGAGACGTTAATTCAATTTACAGTCCACTGATGAATGTCTGATTAAAGTCATCTGGTGGAAAATCCTGCTGCATTTGAGGGATTAATAACCCAAACAATATGTTTCTTGATTACATGAAACCCCTGTGAGCGGTGTAGTATATGAATGAAGACGTGAGTGAGATTTATAAAGCGTCCTCGCTGAAACCAGCAGGTGACAGATCGTTGTTGGCAGTGTTGAGTGAGTGCAGGATGGCAGGAGATCAGGCTGACCGTCAGCTCCAGCCTGGAGTTTAACCCACACTGTGACTCTGCTGCAGGCTGGGAGGGCCCGCCACCTCCGCGGGGCTGCGAGGTGTTTGTGGGGAAGATTCCCAGAGACATGTACGAAGACGAGCTGGTGCCTCTGTTCGAGACCGCCGGCAGGATGTACGAGTTCAGACTGATGATGGAGTTCAGCGGAGAGAACCGCGGCTACGCCTTCGTCATGTACACCAACAGGTGACTGAGAGCAGTTCAACACTCAGAGTCACACTTAAAACATGTGAAGTACATCTTGTTGTTGTCACACTCAAAGACTCTTCACTTATCATTGATCACTGCAGCCCTAAACCAAAGcctgctcacacacatattcactGTGGGTAATGAAGTGTTGTTGCTTATCAATTGCGGTGCAGAGAGGCGGCTCAGAGGGCCATCCAGATGTTGGACAACCACGAGATCCGCCCGGGGAAGTTCATCGGCGTGTGCGTGAGTCTGGACAACTGCCGCCTCTTCATCGGCTCCATCCCCAAAGACAAGAGGAAGGACGAGATCatggaggagatgaagcagGTACCAACACCGTCAGTCCTCTCCTGTCAGAACAGAACCTTCTCCTTTATGTTGGACTGAGCAGTGGGAACCAACGGGTAACCACGGAGATCAGTTCCACGAGTCACTGTGGAGCAAAGTTATTAAAATATGGAGTGAACTCATCATGACACCAAACTGAGAGCTCCTACAGTCGCCAGACAACAAATTAACCTGTTGAATTATTGCCAGGACTTTGTCACCTTCAATTAacttttggaaaaaaagtgACTTAAAGTTGTtgaaattatctttttaaacttggaaaaaaaatgtacacagtgaAATCGACTAAAACAGAAGCtgaggaaacatttttcttgGTGGTGTATTTGTAAAGTGAGCTTTGAGTTGAAGGGAAACCAGCAACATGTCTGTGATTCACTCTGATTTAATCCTCCTGTCGTCTGTACACGTGTGGTCCAGGTGACGGACGGCGTGGTGGATGTGATCGTGTATCCCAGCTCCACCGACAAAACCAGAAACCGAGGCTTCGCCTTCGTCGAGTACGAGTCCCACAAAGCAGCAGCGATGGCCCGGAGGAAGCTGATTCCCGgtacacacttcctgtcttcttctgtgtgaTGAGATCTgtcgtctctctgctgctgagtcaCCGCCGCTCTCCTCCGTCACCTCCACCTGAGCTGACTCTGGGTCAGCTGCTGTCTCTGtccagcagagggaggcagatcTCTCACTACAGCAGTCAGGTTtacacagctgtttgtctctTATTGAAGCTTCTCCTGATGTTATTGGAGCTGGAATTGATCAGTCAGTCTACAGACAGTTAATCCACAACTGTTTTTAAACACGctcaagtctttttttaaaccatcaAGACAAGAAAATATCCTTGTTACAAACTTAATTCTGAGGCTTTTCTGTTTGAGCAGTGGGACAGTGAATCGGTCGTTTGggtgtttttgactgttttttgttgtttgttaactGAACCGCTTTTAGATcaataatcagtcagtcaaagaAATAATGGCTGGGTTGCAGCACTGAAGAAGACATTAGCATCTCATTAAAGCAGCTCACAGCCGAAGAGATGAAGGCTGATGAATACAAATGACTTCCATGTTCAACAGGAACCTTTCAGCTGTGGGGTCAAACCATCCAGGTGGACTGGGCCGAGCCGGAGAAGGACGTGGACGAGGAGGTCATGCAGCGCGTCAGAGTCCTTTATGTGAGtatgaaagagtgtgtgtggtcCTGAAAACCTTCAGAAACATCGATCCCTGGTGAGGAAACTTAGCTTGTGTTCGATGGGAAAGGAGGAAATATAGATCAAGTCAGTCGTACTTTCTAAAGCCCACTTCAGCGTGAGTGTGGAAACTTTCAAAGCAGTCAGATAAAGACGGTCAGCTGTGGCTCTGCTCTCAGTCGGGTCAGGGTTTCAGGAAGACGGCGGTACGAGAAACTCCACCGACTGGTTCAGATCAAAAGGTGAGACGGAGGGCgaagcagcagggaggagaccAGCaggagctgctcctcctccaggggATCAATTACTGAGGAGGCTTTTACTCTGAACACTGAGATGTGCTCTGAGGGCAGCAAACACAAAACCCCACACATGTGTGAGGGAGGGTATTTATAGCAGGGGAGGCCCAGAGGTAAAGAaaaccctcagtgtgtgtgctaacAGAGGAAGTGAGACTCTGAGCCACATCAGGAAGGCTGACGGGATGAGTTGGGGAGAACGCCCAGCGAGGTGTCCGTTATCAGGAGTTAATCCTTCTATCTCCGGGCGTTAATCACGCATGAACAGTTAACAACATTCTTTCATATCTTCATGCTTCAAAATCAAAAGTCTCTCAGGAGACTTAACTCCCAGCCATCAGCATCTCCTGAAGCTAGCATTGTGCTAGCTAGATTCACAGTCAGTAAgatgacaaacacattattattatttagattTAAACTGATGTGAGGTCAGTCCAGTAAAATGttcctctgtctgtgctgcaggttcGTAACCTGATGCTGAGCACCACTGAGGAAACCCTTCACCTGGAGTTCTCCTGCTTCAAACCGGGCTGCGTGGAGCGAGTCAAGAAGCTCACCGACTACGCCTTCGTCCACTACCGCACCCGCGAGGACGCCGTCACCGCGCTGGGCCTCATGAAC of Acanthopagrus latus isolate v.2019 chromosome 10, fAcaLat1.1, whole genome shotgun sequence contains these proteins:
- the lratb.2 gene encoding lecithin retinol acyltransferase b, tandem duplicate 2 — its product is MFPLQLLALVFIATASRDDGKDKKRTDGQEEGRTDGQEGGRTDRKQTLRRGDLLVVPRTLFTHFGIYLGGDRVAHFIPDIMPVVSSDQRRISQMVTNTRLLLGVLTKCGSVRVDSLDDFAYGSEILVNTTDKVCSHLPLRGEEVAARAEKLQGHVSYSLLWYNCEHYVMYCRYGTVMSFQTFQFCKTVRSLLLSRRVAKVTALLGACLLFYVRAVSSCSALLALLLPFLIWMAS
- the rbm46 gene encoding probable RNA-binding protein 46 isoform X5, which encodes MATDRADGDRESDGDVDGDGGNIALLEGAEEFKASCAKEMALLDLMEKTGYNMVQENGQRKYGGPPPGWEGPPPPRGCEVFVGKIPRDMYEDELVPLFETAGRMYEFRLMMEFSGENRGYAFVMYTNREAAQRAIQMLDNHEIRPGKFIGVCVSLDNCRLFIGSIPKDKRKDEIMEEMKQVTDGVVDVIVYPSSTDKTRNRGFAFVEYESHKAAAMARRKLIPGTFQLWGQTIQVDWAEPEKDVDEEVMQRVRVLYVRNLMLSTTEETLHLEFSCFKPGCVERVKKLTDYAFVHYRTREDAVTALGLMNGAQIDGARVEVTLAKPAAIKDGSIAGRRYNSRGYLGNTAAAGGDGGNRTFFLHRSNGGMMGGAGNGYSPLRALQTRPGGPFYDGAGDDPDRCVFPLFPGTQLSPTSLQALKQSQIASAVNLLDFYCSKNFWSQPEYHLYSTLGQDGKLLLLYKTRPSSAERPVILPAAPLLPSPSPRWPPVPGC
- the rbm46 gene encoding probable RNA-binding protein 46 isoform X4, with protein sequence MATDRADGDRESDGDVDGDGGNIALLEGAEEFKASCAKEMALLDLMEKTGYNMVQENGQRKYGGPPPGWEGPPPPRGCEVFVGKIPRDMYEDELVPLFETAGRMYEFRLMMEFSGENRGYAFVMYTNREAAQRAIQMLDNHEIRPGKFIGVCVSLDNCRLFIGSIPKDKRKDEIMEEMKQVTDGVVDVIVYPSSTDKTRNRGFAFVEYESHKAAAMARRKLIPGTFQLWGQTIQVDWAEPEKDVDEEVMQRVRVLYVRNLMLSTTEETLHLEFSCFKPGCVERVKKLTDYAFVHYRTREDAVTALGLMNGAQIDGARVEVTLAKPAAIKDGSIAGRRYNSRGYLGNTAAAGGDGGNRTFFLHRSNGGMMGGAGNGYSPLRALQTRPGGPFYDGAGDDPDRCVFPLFPGTQLSPTSLQALKQSQIASAVNLLDFYCSKNFWSQPEYHLYSTLGQDGKLLLLYKVSIPSTRSTYMPDKLCVLLDDAKELAAQTTLWNLDCRRQVVYMSMLAESFI
- the rbm46 gene encoding probable RNA-binding protein 46 isoform X2, whose protein sequence is MATDRADGDRESDGDVDGDGGNIALLEGAEEFKASCAKEMALLDLMEKTGYNMVQENGQRKYGGPPPGWEGPPPPRGCEVFVGKIPRDMYEDELVPLFETAGRMYEFRLMMEFSGENRGYAFVMYTNREAAQRAIQMLDNHEIRPGKFIGVCVSLDNCRLFIGSIPKDKRKDEIMEEMKQVTDGVVDVIVYPSSTDKTRNRGFAFVEYESHKAAAMARRKLIPGTFQLWGQTIQVDWAEPEKDVDEEVMQRVRVLYVRNLMLSTTEETLHLEFSCFKPGCVERVKKLTDYAFVHYRTREDAVTALGLMNGAQIDGARVEVTLAKPAAIKDGSIAGRRYNSRGYLGNTAAAGGDGGNRTFFLHRSNGGMMGGAGNGYSPLRALQTRPGGPFYDGAGDDPDRCVFPLFPGTQLSPTSLQALKQSQIASAVNLLDFYCSKNFWSQPEYHLYSTLGQDGKLLLLYKVSIPSTRSTYMPDKLCVLLDDAKELAAQTTLWNLDSSFFSGASCDSPSSPSPPLAVPPLAASPGLLTCGGRAFTSCLPPPPPAPPSSFPLSPLSSLSSLSPPSSETQRLYISPPSPFY
- the rbm46 gene encoding probable RNA-binding protein 46 isoform X1, whose product is MATDRADGDRESDGDVDGDGGNIALLEGAEEFKASCAKEMALLDLMEKTGYNMVQENGQRKYGGPPPGWEGPPPPRGCEVFVGKIPRDMYEDELVPLFETAGRMYEFRLMMEFSGENRGYAFVMYTNREAAQRAIQMLDNHEIRPGKFIGVCVSLDNCRLFIGSIPKDKRKDEIMEEMKQVTDGVVDVIVYPSSTDKTRNRGFAFVEYESHKAAAMARRKLIPGTFQLWGQTIQVDWAEPEKDVDEEVMQRVRVLYVRNLMLSTTEETLHLEFSCFKPGCVERVKKLTDYAFVHYRTREDAVTALGLMNGAQIDGARVEVTLAKPAAIKDGSIAGRRYNSRGYLGNTAAAGGDGGNRTFFLHRSNGGMMGGAGNGYSPLRALQTRPGGPFYDGAGDDPDRCVFPLFPGTQLSPTSLQALKQSQIASAVNLLDFYCSKNFWSQPEYHLYSTLGQDGKLLLLYKVSIPSTRSTYMPDKLCVLLDDAKELAAQTTLWNLDCRRQVVYMSMLADSSFFSGASCDSPSSPSPPLAVPPLAASPGLLTCGGRAFTSCLPPPPPAPPSSFPLSPLSSLSSLSPPSSETQRLYISPPSPFY
- the rbm46 gene encoding probable RNA-binding protein 46 isoform X3: MATDRADGDRESDGDVDGDGGNIALLEGAEEFKASCAKEMALLDLMEKTGYNMVQENGQRKYGGPPPGWEGPPPPRGCEVFVGKIPRDMYEDELVPLFETAGRMYEFRLMMEFSGENRGYAFVMYTNREAAQRAIQMLDNHEIRPGKFIGVCVSLDNCRLFIGSIPKDKRKDEIMEEMKQVTDGVVDVIVYPSSTDKTRNRGFAFVEYESHKAAAMARRKLIPGTFQLWGQTIQVDWAEPEKDVDEEVMQRVRVLYVRNLMLSTTEETLHLEFSCFKPGCVERVKKLTDYAFVHYRTREDAVTALGLMNGAQIDGARVEVTLAKPAAIKDGSIAGRRYNSRGYLGNTAAAGGDGGNRTFFLHRSNGGMMGGAGNGYSPLRALQTRPGGPFYDGAGDDPDRCVFPLFPGTQLSPTSLQALKQSQIASAVNLLDFYCSKNFWSQPEYHLYSTLGQDGKLLLLYKVSIPSTRSTYMPDKLCVLLDDAKELAAQTTLWNLDCRRQVVYMSMLAVPEPSPFHSSWLNSCRGS